From one Ahaetulla prasina isolate Xishuangbanna chromosome 18, ASM2864084v1, whole genome shotgun sequence genomic stretch:
- the AJAP1 gene encoding adherens junction-associated protein 1 has translation MWMQWVSATRSASPVRSHAWILIAMFQLAMEVSSCTSLGRDHRHQFLQRPARWYGFPQHLLWSFRYGPQGRRLGLPTSLGYLELSNGQQPNWSHLKRLHNVADLWWESRRTPSLAHVKANPTLTDRRSVSQAYLKRRKRYLRANSKPTMETEVIVWGSTSPLEALETSTISGIYNGPATLVFERVTSSMTTTTTVSTTTTASTTVQFKGLGPGFGAPKNHPISTLQPPLTSGGGRKKAEGPPPPPKIPGDTSGLALHQIITITVSLIMVIAALITTLVLKNCCAQRGNARRNGHQRKIKQQEESCQNLTDFTPARVPSNLDIFTAYNETLQCSHECVRTPVPMYAEETILSPGDYKTSFNGNRGSSSDRHLIPVAFVSEKWFEISC, from the exons GTCAGCTTCTCCCGTGCGAAGCCACGCTTGGATTTTAATAGCCATGTTTCAACTTGCCATGGAGGTCTCGTCTTGTACGTCTTTGGGCCGAGACCACCGGCACCAGTTTTTACAGAGACCCGCCCGTTGGTATGGATTCCCTCAACATCTTTTGTGGAGCTTTAGATACGGGCCACAAGGCAGGAGGCTCGGACTTCCAACCAGCCTTGGCTACTTGGAACTCTCCAACGGGCAACAGCCCAACTGGTCCCATCTCAAACGGTTGCACAATGTGGCGGACCTCTGGTGGGAAAGCCGGCGGACGCCGTCACTCGCCCACGTGAAAGCCAACCCTACATTGACGGACAGGAGAAGCGTGTCGCAGGCTTACTTGAAACGGAGGAAAAGGTACCTCCGAGCCAATAGCAAGCCAACAATGGAGACGGAGGTCATCGTGTGGGGATCCACCAGCCCCTTGGAAGCCCTGGAGACCAGCACCATCTCTGGGATTTACAATGGTCCTGCCACCTTGGTTTTCGAACGGGTGACCAGCAGTATGACTACGACGACCACCGTCTCCACCACTACTACAGCTTCTACGACCGTACAGTTCAAAGGACTCGGCCCAGGGTTCGGGGCACCTAAGAACCACCCCATCAGCACGCTGCAGCCCCCTTTGACATCCGGGGGTGGCAGGAAAAAAGCAGAaggtccaccaccaccacctaaaATACCAGGAGATACTTCAG GCCTGGCGCTTCATCAGATCATCACCATCACCGTCTCGCTCATCATGGTCATCGCCGCGCTGATCACGACTCTCGTCTTAAAAAATTG CTGTGCGCAGAGGGGGAATGCCCGTCGGAACGGCCATCAGCGGAAAATTAAGCAGCAGGAAGAAAGTTGCCAAAACTTGACAGACTTTACTCCAGCCAGAGTGCCCAGCAACCTGGACATCTTCACGGCCTACAACGAAACCCTGCAGTGTTCGCACGAGTGCGTGAGGACGCCCGTCCCAATGTACGCCGAGGAGACAATACTCTCCCCGGGAGACTACAAGACCTCCTTCAACGGAAACAG GGGGTCTTCCTCGGACCGCCATCTAATCCCCGTGGCCTTCGTATCGGAAAAATGGTTTGAGATTTCGTGTTGA